One Candidatus Uhrbacteria bacterium genomic region harbors:
- a CDS encoding CopG family transcriptional regulator yields the protein MSSLTSPKNALPLAGVLIAIVVLLVGLRASSGPPKAVSANLSGTKITVYKSPTCGCCANYIAYLKRAGLEVETITTTEMEAVKNKMGVPTGFTSCHTSEIGGYTAEGHIPLEALSKLVAERPSLAGIALPGMPSGSPGMPGAKQGPWSIYGWSANTNPELYTES from the coding sequence ATGTCATCTCTTACATCACCAAAAAACGCTCTCCCTCTCGCGGGAGTGCTCATAGCCATCGTTGTGCTTCTTGTCGGTTTGCGCGCATCTTCCGGTCCGCCGAAAGCTGTTTCCGCAAACTTGTCCGGAACAAAAATAACCGTCTATAAGTCGCCGACCTGCGGATGTTGCGCAAACTATATTGCCTATCTGAAACGCGCCGGTCTCGAAGTGGAAACCATCACAACAACAGAAATGGAGGCCGTGAAAAATAAAATGGGCGTGCCCACAGGATTCACCAGTTGCCACACATCAGAAATCGGCGGGTACACGGCCGAGGGACACATCCCCCTTGAGGCATTAAGCAAGCTGGTCGCCGAGCGGCCATCTCTCGCAGGTATCGCCCTTCCCGGCATGCCCTCTGGTTCTCCGGGAATGCCCGGCGCCAAGCAAGGACCGTGGAGCATTTACGGCTGGTCCGCCAATACAAATCCGGAGCTTTACACAGAATCCTGA